Proteins encoded together in one Anopheles darlingi chromosome 3, idAnoDarlMG_H_01, whole genome shotgun sequence window:
- the LOC125953565 gene encoding regulator of microtubule dynamics protein 1-like, translating into MIGRSWIGRLLINLPQITRGALRSGFPFSRRARPLVIPGARQKQSVLKPLLFVTSFSLFSSKAKQQEDPVVSKMAEETVKTLNETIEHADQLFDENNFQEAYDLLQKYPQKDTYEIKWRLARVTYSLSKATASPRKEELVREAFGYAEEALALNDADFASHKWYSILLDAKSGLDGIKERVTQLETVKKHMQRAVELNPNDPTSWYILGQFYYGLADLPWYQRKIVSTIFATPPTGTYEQALECFEKAENTKPNFYSMNYLMLGKTYQALKQADKAKEFITLAANVAVLNEDDKQCKEEATKLLKKL; encoded by the exons ATGATAGGGAGGAGCTGGATCGGCCGATTACTAATTAACCTACCGCAAATCACAAGAGGCGCACTACGCTCCGGTTTTCCATTCTCTAGACGTGCTCGGCCACTGGTAATTCCTGGCGCAAGACAAAAG CAATCCGTTCTGAAGCCGCTGCTGTTTGTGACTTCCTTCTCGCTATTCTCCTCGAAAGCGAAGCAACAAGAGGATCCCGTGGTTAGCAAAATGGCAGAAGAAACAGTCAAGACCCTCAACGAGACCATCGAGCATGCCGATCAGCTGTTCGATGAGAACAACTTCCAGGAGGCGTACGATCTGCTGCAGAAGTATCCG CAAAAGGATACGTATGAAATCAAGTGGAGACTGGCCCGGGTGACCTACTCTCTGTCGAAGGCAACTGCAAGCCCCCGGAAGGAGGAACTGGTGCGCGAGGCGTTCGGGTACGCGGAGGAGGCGCTAGCGCTAAACGACGCTGACTTTGCCTCGCACAAATGGTACTCCATTCTGCTGGACGCAAAGAGTGGCCTAGATGGCATCAAGGAGCGCGTTACGCAGCTGGAAACCGTCAAGAAGCACATGCAGCGTGCGGTCGAGCTGAATCCGAACGATCCTACCAGCTGGTACATTCTCGGACAGTTCTATTACGGTCTGGCCGATCTGCCCTGGTACCAGCGCAAGATTGTGTCCACCATCTTCGCCACACCGCCGACCGGAACGTACGAGCAGGCACTCGAGTGCTTCGAGAAGgccgaaaacacaaaacccaacTTCTACTCCATGAACTATCTAATGCTGGGCAAAACCTATCAGGCGCTTAAGCAGGCCGATAAGGCGAAGGAATTCATCACACTCGCCGCTAACGTTGCGGTACTGAATGAGGATGACAAACAGTGCAAGGAGGAAGCGACCAAGCTGCTGAAGAAGCTCTAA
- the LOC125953571 gene encoding regulator of microtubule dynamics protein 1-like, translated as MSSEELKLLDEMCDNYDYQASYDMIQSLSDQTSCEVKWRLARSLFFLSKQTDNSAEKEALVRQAFDHVSAALALDGDSFGANKYYGAILAEKSTLDGVTERIKQLENVQAYFQRAARLEPTSDPGIWHMLGQFNYKISEVGWVTRKLINSVAANPPVSSYAEALDCFTKAEAIRPGFYALNWLYLGKCYLALKQPTEAKPWIERAAAAEVRCEDDRLCLQEANELLKKL; from the exons ATGTCAAGCGAGGAGCTGAAACTGCTGGATGAGATGTGTGATAATTATGATTATCAGGCTTCATACGATATGATCCAGAGTCTATCG GATCAGACTAGTTGTGAGGTGAAGTGGCGCCTAGCGAGATCCCTGTTCTTCCTGTCCAAGCAAACGGACAACAGCGCTGAGAAGGAAGCGCTGGTCCGTCAGGCATTCGATCATGTATCGGCCGCACTCGCGTTGGATGGCGATAGCTTCGGTGCGAACAAGTACTACGGCGCAATTCTGGCCGAGAAGAGTACCCTGGATGGCGTGACGGAGCGCATCAAGCAGCTAGAGAACGTGCAGGCTTACTTTCAACGGGCCGCCCGATTGGAACCGACCTCCGATCCGGGCATCTGGCACATGTTGGGCCAGTTTAACTATAAGATCTCGGAGGTGGGCTGGGTAACGCGTAAGTTGATTAATTCGGTGGCTGCGAATCCGCCGGTCTCGTCTTATGCCGAGGCGCTTGATTGTTTCACCAAAGCCGAAGCAATCCGGCCTGGCTTCTACGCACTAAACTGGTTGTACCTTGGGAAATGCTACCTGGCGCTAAAGCAACCGACCGAAGCGAAACCCTGGATTGAACGAGCGGCCGCGGCCGAGGTGCGGTGTGAGGATGATCGCTTGTGTCTGCAGGAGGCAAACGAGTTGTTGAAAAAGTTGTAG
- the LOC125953568 gene encoding regulator of microtubule dynamics protein 2-like: MAAAQQESGYQEADQLFGEYKFKEAYDLLKAKHTKQDGEFETLWRLCRVVYSLSRELVPDPSKAKQFEACIFEGYGYASRTLELAPEASVSHKYYAIFLAEKSGIEGLRQRVLQLSTILAHLTRATELDETEPFAWFLLGRFYYKLASLPWFQKKFIHTFTTDIPNATFDDALRCFIKAEQLAANFLPLNHLLLGEAYLSLKDEKNARVYLELAANQTAPRTADDLEAQREAKTILRKL, from the exons ATGGCTGCTGCACAGCAGGAGAGTGGCTACCAAGAGGCCGATCAGCTGTTTGGCGAGTACAAGTTCAAGGAGGCGTACGATCTACTCAAGGCAAAGCACACA AAACAGGATGGAGAGTTTGAAACGCTGTGGCGACTGTGTCGGGTCGTATACTCGCTTTCGCGCGAACTCGTGCCTGACCCAAGCAAGGCGAAACAGTTTGAGGCGTGCATCTTCGAGGGTTACGGTTACGCATCGCGGACGCTCGAGCTAGCACCGGAGGCCTCGGTTTCGCACAAGTACTACGCGATCTTTCTGGCCGAGAAATCCGGCATTGAAGGATTGCGACAGCGGGTGCTGCAGTTGAGCACCATCTTGGCGCACCTGACCCGGGCAACCGAGCTGGATGAAACGGAACCATTCGCCTGGTTTCTGCTCGGTCGATTCTACTACAAACTGGCCAGTTTGCCCTGGTTCCAAAAGAAGTTCATACACACCTTTACCACCGACATACCGAATGCAACGTTCGATGATGCGTTGCGATGCTTCATAAAGGCCGAACAATTAGCTGCCAATTTCCTCCCGCTCAACCATCTGCTACTCGGTGAGGCATACCTTTCGCTGAAGGATGAGAAGAACGCCCGGGTGTACCTTGAGCTGGCTGCGAATCAAACGGCACCACG TACGGCCGATGATCTGGAAGCACAGCGAGAGGCCAAGACGATTCTCAGGAAGCTGTAA
- the LOC125953555 gene encoding uncharacterized protein LOC125953555: protein MASNHLFYVSRADIFSVYPEILREILVLEELFGTKTITAFGHTIAATDRVPLQLPSEFDWQLKQYFRLLEQQKRINAAAEQGIQLKSSLEKADHTYWEVRAKSIDDVTSPMTSPASADSASTTFRRRRRQCYLDNPIDFCDIDAYNQWRLEDIVRAGRLLHKPPLAVSFDDEYEMRKVYSMIYDVYRFKLVLQQALKNVGFYDSFPTLVDETTRVWLLLYDMYLRKFVKREPETVPEKDELFREANLLEIEQCLEQNSIKIAAALTRIRIQNSAYNMQCLLPPHLQDDKVAIVVSNPIIIGWINTFRIRTKQEANAILRQLGFELIEHPAPNMLSMFNLFHAREKPQHVPLSINRYKWDRFCPQVVFIYPEDKSLFLHSTIFSDHQFIIQDRSFTIGPTIFSQLLDYFEVQGDVVQTHIASPRSTAYLASLLANCNRVRNFIAYGCGTKLAEYRAYMATLGVTNVKLFAESFADVPHGSQVVDKVVGILANPPSSYSAVGDPIDLICSRGGDLSMLEMLSESEMTDDSRRRVTKLLEEQRETLKLCMSRPQVQFVLYQTHSIVETENSIMVQRAVEYTNQKAFNVHYRAMKEREVAALAEAAGNTIVNRLMGRTKATESDGEREGADGSGGEGLGSRRNSEEDVNVPPEDQFEVVDLPDFCPQKDACLDFRECGVFLSLIKRKEVIRLDSKYLIKIAELRGIFGDTSNEPRINVKVSKRADRRSEEQEAHDLQNRKKRLKRRGSNMDSLITRLNTPTQASLKRAHHHRISSVEHKFMFFDAYREWCPKYANRSENNLSVISDDRSSTVSIVRARIWWKATIHYVLQMGRIARLDQTKGVADLPPLILRRYDTVGCRYGGEEGSKRFRCTHYNRVPYPLPVRILEFRQYNSENSLLQKPAPIEKEAAVKPARLSRQNALTSNIPGPRVRLRSSQSC, encoded by the exons ATGGCATCGAATCATCTGTTCTACGTTAGCCGGGCCGACATATTTTCCGTGTATCCGGAGATTTTACGCGAGATCCTGGTGCTCGAAGAGCTGTTTGGCACGAAAACGATCACGGCCTTTGGGCACACGATTGCGGCGACCGATCGAGTACCTCTGCAACTGCCGAGTGAGTTCGACTGGCAGCTGAAACAGTACTTCCGGCTTTTGGAGCAACAGAAACGGATTAACGCTGCAGCGGAACAAGGAAT ACAGCTGAAAAGCTCGTTGGAGAAGGCGGATCACACCTACTGGGAGGTGCGAGCAAAATCCATCGATGATGTTACCTCGCCAATGACATCCCCCGCTTCAGCTGACTCAGCATCGACCACGTTTCGCCGCCGACGGCGCCAATGCTACCTGGACAATCCCATCGACTTTTGCGATATTGATGCATACAATCAGTGGCGCCTAGAGGATATCGTTAGGGCTGGAAGACTGCTGCACAAACCCCCTCTGGCCGTTTCCTTCGACGATGAGTATGAGATGCGTAAAGTGTACTCCATGATTTACGATGTCTACCGTT TCAAGCTGGTACTGCAACAGGCCCTGAAAAATGTTGGCTTCTACGACAGCTTTCCAACG CTAGTTGACGAAACTACCCGcgtttggttgctgctgtatGATATGTATTTGCGGAAATTCGTCAAACGGGAACCGGAAACCGTACCGGAGAAGGACGAGCTTTTCCGGGAAGCCAATCTGCTCG AAATCGAACAATGTCTCGAGCAGAACAGCATAAAAATAGCGGCCGCTTTGACGCGAATACGCATTCAAAACAGCGCATACAACATGCAGTGTCTGCTGCCACCGCACTTGCAGGACGATAAGGTAGCGATCGTCGTCTCGAATCCGATTATCATCGGATGGATTAACACGTTTCGGATCCGCACGAAGCAAGAAGCGAATGCCATTCTGCGGCAGCTCGGATTCGAGTTGATCGAACATCCTGCACCGAACATGCTGAGCATGTTCAATCTATTTCACGCACGAGAGAAACCCCAGCACGTGCCACTGTCGATCAACCGCTACAAGTGGGATCGCTTTTGTCCGCAGGTGGTATTCATCTATCCGGAAGACAAATCACTATTTCTCCACTCAACCATCTTCAGCGATCATCAGTTCATCATACAGGATCGTTCGTTTACGATTGGACCGACGATTTTCTCGCAATTGCTGGACTATTTCGAGGTTCAGGGGGATGTGGTGCAGACTCACATAGCCTCGCCGCGATCGACCGCTTACCTAGCATCGTTACTGGCGAACTGTAATCGTGTGCGCAACTTTATTGCCTACGGATGTGGCACAAAATTGGCCGAGTACCGGGCCTACATGGCCACCCTAGGAGTGACCAACGTGAAGCTATTCGCTGAATCCTTTGCGGACGTTCCGCACGGATCACAAGTTGTGGACAAGGTGGTGGGAATACTGGCGAATCCGCCCAGCTCTTACAGTGCTGTCGGTGAtccgattgatttgatttgtagCCGTGGCGGTGACCTCTCGATGCTGGAAATGCTCTCCGAGTCCGAGATGACTGACGACAGCCGTCGCCGGGTTACCAAGCTGTTGGAGGAACAGCGCGAAACACTTAAATTGTGCATGTCACGACCTCAGGTACAGTTTGTGCTCTACCAGACTCACTCGATCGTGGAAACCGAGAATAGTATCATGGTACAACGGGCCGTTGAGTACACCAACCAGAAGGCTTTCAATGTGCACTACCGGGCAATGAAGGAACGGGAAGTAGCAGCACTGGCCGAAGCGGCAGGCAATACAATCGTCAATAGGTTGATGGGACGAACCAAGGCAACCGAAAGCGACGGTGAGCGTGAAGGAGCTGACGGTAGCGGAGGAGAAGGCCTTGGTTCTCGTCGCAACTCCGAAGAAGATGTGAACGTTCCGCCCGAAGATCAGTTCGAGGTTGTGGATCTGCCGGACTTTTGTCCACAAAAAGATGCCTGTCTGGATTTCCGAGAGTGTGGCGTCTTCCTTTCGCTCATCAAGCGTAAGGAAGTAATCCGCCTAGACTCGAAGTATCTTATCAAAATCGCCGAGCTCCGGGGCATCTTTGGTGACACCAGTAATGAGCCGCGCATCAACGTGAAGGTTTCGAAGCGTGCCGATCGCAGGTCCGAGGAGCAGGAAGCGCACGATTTACAAAACCGCAAAAAGCGCCTTAAACGACGTGGTAGCAATATGGATTCCCTCATTACCCGGCTCAACACTCCGACGCAGGCCTCCTTGAAGCgggcccaccaccatcgtatTTCTTCCGTTGAACATAAATTTATGTTCTTTGATGCTTATCGCGAGTGGTGTCCAAAGTATGCGAATCGCAGTGAAAACAACCTGAGCGTAATATCAGATGACCGATCTTCAACGGTTTCGATCGTCCGAGCACGCATTTGGTGGAAAGCAACGATCCATTATGTGCTTCAGATGGGCAGGATTGCTCGGTTGGACCAAACCAAAGGAGTGGCCGATCTACCACCCCTCATCCTGCGGCGCTACGATACGGTTGGGTGTCGATACGGTGGAGAAGAGGGTAGCAAACGGTTCCGTTGTACTCACTACAACCGCGTCCCGTATCCGTTGCCAGTTCGGATACTTGAATTCCGGCAGTACAACTCGGAAAACAG TTTGTTGCAGAAACCCGCACCAATCGAAAAGGAAGCCGCCGTAAAGCCAGCCAGACTAAGCCGCCAAAATGCCTTGACTTCCAACATCCCCGGGCCACGTGTTCGGCTTCGATCTTCTCAATCCTGTTGA
- the LOC125953553 gene encoding chromatin assembly factor 1 subunit A: MHVVDLAMDESVSTQQLPAPAPAPNSGKKLKQSRLPFLVLSPGTTSSIGSLQSESATSGEPSTVETRKRKPSCDGNHSGLHQAKVVRTSDRQSSGEELIVVGKSEPEVIILDEAVSPIAIADPSPGNKSAKPAGTDAEDGGSSPDKADTTVQQMVISSSEEDVYALCTPNKEEETSMTSTSEKPAAKKISAKQLARSLEHERKLALKEQERQEKRRRMQEEKEEKAREKEELERQRRKEREEREEQKRREREEREEAKRKEREEKEKKRQSEIEQKNEEKRLKEEERRRKEEEREAEEKRKQKAQAQVFSRFFVKKTPANGSTKASDDENSIDSIVGKGELGMVSDRFMPFCVKGDMRMAPVTRRTLTQAEKDRLQTLFTIEATKDEIPPSDLYLGQLKRNCIQPLKMGPTWITEAEEDDDDITIIDETTYQPIVEDHATMKQKMKAKFFLFEENRRPPYRGTWRKRSTIVRSRRPFSKDTKYFDYEVDSDDEWEEEEPGESLHGSDDEKDVDAEEDYEVDNDFFVPHGHLSDEEMQAEDEDEAPDADNSPEAQKAKLKILQQEFAAEMKKKTEKIKPRLIGCIWQQHRGEDCEDRTADCSTLIMKILNDRAMLYDPSEPISFTQVSTATAPEGAGATIDRDLDSPGKENKKAPKKGRISDSAVGDLARLVHGNVNNRKFLVREFQAFWANRGTGGNEGSEGTGETATCVPEFSMESIRNKIKEIATWGACPLEGPMHGKHCWTVDEAVLKDYNLTQLQLPNAWVYHLKGSNPSRSSKLLVPTKPAGGTVDEEN, translated from the exons ATGCACGTCGTGGACCTCGCGATGGACGAGTCGGTCTCTACCCAGCAGCTACCTgcccctgctcctgctccgaaTAGTGgcaaaaaactgaaacaaagTCGCCTACCGTTCTTGGTGCTGTCGCCCGGAACGACCTCATCGATCGGATCGTTGCAGTCGGAATCGGCGACCAGTGGGGAACCCTCAACGGTCGAAACCCGCAAACGGAAACCGTCCTGCGATGGCAATCACAGTGGACTTCACCAGGCCAAGGTGGTCCGTACCTCGGACCGACAAAGCAGCGGAGAAGAGTTAATCGTGGTAGGAAAATCGGAACCAGAAGTGATCATTTTAGATGAAGCTGTATCGCCCATCGCTATTGCTGATCCCTCGCCGGGCAACAAGAGTGCTAAACCGGCAGGTACGGATGCGGAGGATGGAGGATCGTCACCCGATAAAGCAGACACTACCGTCCAACAGATGGTGATCAGTTCGAGCGAGGAGGACGTTTATGCGCTCTGTACCCCGaacaaggaagaagaaacatcGATGACGTCAACTAGCGAGAAACCGGCCGCCAAGAAGATCTCGGCCAAACAGCTTGCCCGAAGCCTCGAGCACGAACGTAAGCTGGCGCTGAAGGAGCAGGAACGGCAAGAAAAGCGTCGTCGAAtgcaggaggaaaaggaggagaaggcacGCGAGAAAGAGGAACTGGAGCGACAGCGTCGCAAGGAGCGTGAGGAACGCGAGGAGCAAAAACGCCGGGAACGTGAGGAacgagaagaagcgaagcgaaaagaacgcgaagaaaaggaaaagaaaagacagTCAGAGATCGAGCAAAAGAATGAAGAGAAACGGCTGAAGGAAGAGGAGCGTCgccggaaggaggaagagcgggaagcagaggaaaaacggaaacagaaggCACAGGCTCAGGTTTTCAGTCGCTTTTTCGTGAAAAAGACACCGGCCAACGGTTCGACGAAAGCTTCAGATGATGAAaactcgatcgattcgatcgtcgGCAAAGGAGAACTGGGCATGGTATCTGATCGCTTTATGCCGTTTTGTGTGAAGGGCGATATGCGGATGGCACCGGTTACGCGGCGAACATTGACTCAAGCCGAGAAGGACCGCTTGCAGACACTGTTCACCATTGAAGCGACAAAAGACGAGATCCCGCCAAGTGATCTTTATCTCGGTCAGCTAAAGCGTAACTGCATTCAACCGCTCAAGATGGGCCCAACGTGGATAACGGAGGCGgaagaggatgacgatgacatcACGATTATTG ATGAAACCACATATCAACCGATCGTGGAAGATCACGCCACaatgaagcagaagatgaaggCAAAGTTCTTCCTTTTTGAGGAAAATCGGAGACCACCATACCGAGGAACGTGGCGTAAGAGGAGTACCATCGTTCGGTCTCGCCGTCCATTTTCGAAAGACACA AAATATTTCGATTACGAGGTGGATTCTGACGATGAatgggaagaggaagaaccggGCGAATCGCTGCACGGTAGTGACGACGAAAAGGATGTCGACGCGGAGGAGGACTACGAGGTGGACAATGATTTCTTCGTCCCACATGGGCACCTGAGCGATGAAGAGATGCAGGcagaggatgaagatgaagctcCGGATGCCGACAACAGTCCCGAGGCGCAAAAGGCGAAGCTTAAGATCTTGCAGCAAGAGTTTGCGGccgaaatgaagaagaaaacggaaaagatcAAACCCCGACTGATCGGGTGCAtctggcagcagcacaggGGAGAGGATTGCGAAGATCGAACGGCCGACTGTTCCACGCTAATTATGAAGATCCTCAACGATCGTGCAATGTTGTACGATCCGAGTGAACCGATCTCGTTCACGCAGGTCTCAACGGCAACGGCTCCTGAAGGTGCGGgcgcaacgatcgatcgggaCCTCGATTCACCGGGAAAGGAGAACAAGAAAGCTCCGAAAAAGGGTCGCATCTCCGACAGTGCAGTCGGTGATTTGGCGCGCCTGGTGCACGGCAATGTTAACAATCGGAAGTTCCTGGTGCGCGAGTTCCAGGCGTTCTGGGCGAACCGTGGCACCGGCGGTAACGAAGGATCAGAGGGTACCGGAGAAACGGCGACATGCGTGCCCGAGTTTAGCATGGAAAGCATCCGCAATAAGATCAAAGAGATCGCCACCTGGGGTGCATGTCCGCTGGAGGGCCCGATGCATGGCAAACACTGCTGGACAGTTGATGAAGCGGTGCTGAAGGACTACAATCTGACGCAATTGCAGCTACCGAACGCTTGGGTCTATCACCTGAAAGGCAGCAATCCGTCACGCTCCAGCAAACTCCTTGTTCCAACTAAACCGGCCGGTGGTACAGTCGATGAAGAGAATTGA